The following proteins are encoded in a genomic region of Corylus avellana chromosome ca4, CavTom2PMs-1.0:
- the LOC132179830 gene encoding protein CRABS CLAW isoform X3 yields MNLEEKVSMDLVPPSEHLCYVRCNFCYTVLAVGIPFKRLLETVTVKCGHCSNLSFISTRPPLQGQCLDHPMSTLQGFCNDFRKGQSSSSSSSTSSEPLSPKAPFVVKPPEKKHRLPSAYNRFMKEEIQRIKAANPEIPHREAFSTAAKNWARYIPNSNVGAVSGIKNNVRG; encoded by the exons ATGAACCTAGAAGAGAAAGTCTCCATGGATTTGGTTCCACCATCAGAGCATCTCTGCTATGTCCGATGCAACTTCTGCTACACTGTTCTTGCG GTTGGGATTCCATTCAAGAGGTTGCTGGAAACTGTTACTGTGAAATGTGGTCACTGCAGTAACCTGTCTTTTATAAGCACCAGACCTCCACTGCAAGGCCAATGTCTTGACCACCCAATGAGTACTCTTCAG GGGTTTTGCAATGATTTCAGAAAGGGCCAATCCTCGTCATCATCCTCATCGACATCAAGCGAGCCATTGTCCCCAAAAGCACCCTTTGTTGTAAAac CACCTGAGAAGAAACACAGGCTTCCATCTGCTTACAACCGATTTATGAA GGAGGAGATACAGCGCATCAAAGCTGCCAACCCTGAGATACCACATCGAGAAGCTTTTAGCACGGCAGCCAAAAAC TGGGCTAGGTACATTCCAAATTCAAACGTCGGTGCAGTTTCTGGGATCAAAAATAATGTAAGA GGATGA
- the LOC132179830 gene encoding protein CRABS CLAW isoform X2 produces MNLEEKVSMDLVPPSEHLCYVRCNFCYTVLAVGIPFKRLLETVTVKCGHCSNLSFISTRPPLQGQCLDHPMSTLQEKQGFCNDFRKGQSSSSSSSTSSEPLSPKAPFVVKPPEKKHRLPSAYNRFMKEEIQRIKAANPEIPHREAFSTAAKNWARYIPNSNVGAVSGIKNNG; encoded by the exons ATGAACCTAGAAGAGAAAGTCTCCATGGATTTGGTTCCACCATCAGAGCATCTCTGCTATGTCCGATGCAACTTCTGCTACACTGTTCTTGCG GTTGGGATTCCATTCAAGAGGTTGCTGGAAACTGTTACTGTGAAATGTGGTCACTGCAGTAACCTGTCTTTTATAAGCACCAGACCTCCACTGCAAGGCCAATGTCTTGACCACCCAATGAGTACTCTTCAG GAGAAGCAGGGGTTTTGCAATGATTTCAGAAAGGGCCAATCCTCGTCATCATCCTCATCGACATCAAGCGAGCCATTGTCCCCAAAAGCACCCTTTGTTGTAAAac CACCTGAGAAGAAACACAGGCTTCCATCTGCTTACAACCGATTTATGAA GGAGGAGATACAGCGCATCAAAGCTGCCAACCCTGAGATACCACATCGAGAAGCTTTTAGCACGGCAGCCAAAAAC TGGGCTAGGTACATTCCAAATTCAAACGTCGGTGCAGTTTCTGGGATCAAAAATAAT GGATGA
- the LOC132179830 gene encoding protein CRABS CLAW isoform X1: MNLEEKVSMDLVPPSEHLCYVRCNFCYTVLAVGIPFKRLLETVTVKCGHCSNLSFISTRPPLQGQCLDHPMSTLQEKQGFCNDFRKGQSSSSSSSTSSEPLSPKAPFVVKPPEKKHRLPSAYNRFMKEEIQRIKAANPEIPHREAFSTAAKNWARYIPNSNVGAVSGIKNNVRG, translated from the exons ATGAACCTAGAAGAGAAAGTCTCCATGGATTTGGTTCCACCATCAGAGCATCTCTGCTATGTCCGATGCAACTTCTGCTACACTGTTCTTGCG GTTGGGATTCCATTCAAGAGGTTGCTGGAAACTGTTACTGTGAAATGTGGTCACTGCAGTAACCTGTCTTTTATAAGCACCAGACCTCCACTGCAAGGCCAATGTCTTGACCACCCAATGAGTACTCTTCAG GAGAAGCAGGGGTTTTGCAATGATTTCAGAAAGGGCCAATCCTCGTCATCATCCTCATCGACATCAAGCGAGCCATTGTCCCCAAAAGCACCCTTTGTTGTAAAac CACCTGAGAAGAAACACAGGCTTCCATCTGCTTACAACCGATTTATGAA GGAGGAGATACAGCGCATCAAAGCTGCCAACCCTGAGATACCACATCGAGAAGCTTTTAGCACGGCAGCCAAAAAC TGGGCTAGGTACATTCCAAATTCAAACGTCGGTGCAGTTTCTGGGATCAAAAATAATGTAAGA GGATGA
- the LOC132177283 gene encoding uncharacterized protein LOC132177283: MVKPKDDEKSDGLEITSIGSLYKGPWDKKYWSSSRGKDRYPYPVGYQVVRAHNGGTYKMEIQEGPKGPLFVITSDGHTGSGQTPDIAWDKFQKKGCPRTKIWHGKRFSCKIDGVEFFGFKNQLVQRLLRELVANVNGTAERSLFSSSSVNGASKTEHDSRCPDACTYPDLLASLARPQNTGKRSRKREILSTTSVGGARLKRSRPPDLICDAEAPSLTKGNQRNYTHGCLMPPSTSEKENDIYKHPGALPASGRLVSGTGKEKSHFSAKDEPPLNYPDFSDHLREEGLPAQEERELDGSENCKSAGVANNLPAEEKLLGRLPDTEVEEFNLQNATEDQNGNALVPKDFPDVNAVDLCAPDTLDLMQDSTSNYAACTQDKSTCGEKEELAAANMIISEGLVTESHPQEEIGISSSNASSEKNDYDSVGQEMAKSMMTFLLPQAIPLLKKASRKKKAMGIPSKIVPCVVQSQWENNEARYSVDVPPPAVTLAESAHMEKEERHIQNTVLDLVGPSFEHANSIVLDSFEDDQCGDLATKLVILSSDIAEADQVSFEKDTCPPNTWGQFTVQNESSVSHVETSGSKDIFCYNEVHMTLNKKPQEGDTCISESVLACTSPSNNVLPENINAYANLDENPVDVELHSGEKHLNTVPDCTIATDASDTNQRGTGDSSKISSKEISINRVVAEPGITSFTQTPNTVYPWKNVRNVDLLARKNNVPLSESIIYRNFGEHLDPETDPATGTFLSTEIHQMDCSDDKSGQKDLVVVQARLEGQSHGLHKENATMNFESVMNNMVPAISQNQAFAFASRDKDTSDVFEPSVSVLAKSQVHLDEELVGHKNLVDSNSPTSFLNQKTSFCENNSSSAKGVQDSVDVKLRKMELNNELQNIVELVGCYVHPMPISSLLLSTKGNEIYICVLCGLLMDRDRTLFIYKLPIKEPSVGCPSFVGHTSAMLPILKNYFGREVEVEGSGLQFAPDGEHLVLLDSIKTPYCREGRIQCQCSTCTSDCSGENAVKIVQVKFGYVSIVVKLKTVESLQCILVCEPNHLVAVGESGSLHLWVMNSAWSAQIEEFILPANDCTSPGIMELKRIPKSTSLVVGHHGFGEFSIWDISKRVFLSSFCAQSTSIYQFFPISLFSWKNEDPGFSNSNVKEHVDGIMAATKMWFSENSENSTFLPSEGEDIAVWLLVSTISDSNAQHNNIPSDCQNHSVGCWRLALLVKNMVILGTALDLRAAAVGASAGHGIIGTSDGLVYMWELSTGTKLAMLHHFRGGSVSCVATDGSTGGALAVASGDQLLVYLQIMHTQKSS, encoded by the exons ATGGTGAAACcgaaagatgatgaaaaatcGGACGGCCTGGAAATCACTTCCATTGGATCTCTATACAAAGGGCCTTGGGACAAAAAGTACTGGAGCAGCTCCAGG GGCAAAGATCGATATCCTTATCCCGTTGGATATCAAGTTGTTCGAGCTCATAATGGGGGCACATATAAGATGGAAATTCAAGAAGGTCCTAAGGGGCCTTTATTTGTG ATTACTTCTGATGGACATACAGGTTCTGGCCAAACTCCAGATATTGCATGGgataaatttcaaaagaaagGCTGCCCTCGCACGAAGATTTGGCATGGAAAGAGATTTTCGTGCAAGATAGATGGGGTGGAG ttttttgggtttaaaaatCAATTAGTCCAAAGACTACTTCGGGAACTGGTGGCAAATGTCAATGGAACAGCAGAGCGAAGTTTGTTTTCCTCCAGCTCTGTCAATGGGGCTTCTAAAACGGAGCATGACAGTAGATGCCCAGATGCATGTACATATCCTGATTTGCTAGCATCTTTGGCAAGACCACAAAATACGGGAAAGAGAAGCAGGAAACGTGAAATTTTAAGTACAACGTCAGTTGGTGGGGCTAGACTTAAAAGATCCCGACCTCCAGATCTGATTTGTGATGCTGAGGCTCCAAGTTTAACAAAAGGGAATCAGAGGAACTATACTCATGGGTGTTTAATGCCTCCCTCTACTTCAGAAAAAGAGAATGACATTTATAAACATCCAGGAGCGTTACCAGCATCAGGGCGCTTAGTGTCTGGAACTGGGAAAGAAAAGAGTCACTTCTCAGCCAAAGATGAGCCACCATTAAATTATCCTGACTTCTCTGATCATCTCAGAGAGGAAGGTCTCCCTGCTCAAGAAGAGAGAGAACTTGATGGTTCTGAAAATTGCAAATCTGCTGGAGTAGCAAACAACTTGCCTGCAGAGGAAAAACTG CTTGGTAGGTTACCAGATACTGAGGTAGAGGAGTTCAATCTTCAAAATGCAACAGAAGACCAAAATGGAAATGCACTGGTTCCAAAAGACTTTCCGGATGTTAATGCTGTTGATCTTTGTGCACCTGATACCTTGGATCTTATGCAAG ATAGTACTTCTAATTATGCTGCATGCACCCAAGATAAAAGTACATGTGGTGAGAAAGAAGAGTTAGCTGCAGCTAACATGATCATTTCTGAAGGGTTGGTAACTGAATCACATCCACAGGAAGAGATAGGCATATCTAGTTCAAATGCGAGTTCTGAGAAAAATGATTATGATTCAGTTGGTCAGGAAATGGCCAAGTCAATGATGACATTTCTGCTTCCGCAAGCAATTCCTCTGCTTAAGAAGGCCTCTAGGAAGAAAAAGGCTATGGGTATCCCTTCAAAAATTGTGCCGTGTGTGGTGCAGTCTCAGTGGGAAAATAATGAAGCCAGATACTCTGTAGATGTTCCACCTCCTG CTGTAACACTTGCTGAGAGTGCACACATGGAAAAGGAAGAAAGGCATATCCAAAATACAGTTCTTGATTTGGTTGGACCGAGTTTTGAACATGCCAACTCTATTGTTCTTGACAGTTTTGAGGATGATCAATGTGGTGATCTTGCAACTAAGCTGGTTATATTGTCTTCTGATATTGCTGAAGCTGATCAGGTTAGTTTTGAGAAAGACACCTGTCCTCCCAACACTTGGGGACAGTTTACTGTACAGAATGAGTCATCAGTTTCTCATGTTGAGACTAGTGGGAGcaaagatatcttttgttacaATGAAGTACACATGACTTTGAATAAAAAGCCTCAGGAGGGTGACACATGCATTTCTGAGTCCGTTTTAGCTTGCACATCACCAAGCAATAATGTTCTTCCTGAAAACATTAATGCTTATGCTAACTTGGATGAAAACCCAGTAGATGTTGAACTCCATTCTGGGGAAAAGCACCTCAACACTGTGCCTGATTGTACTATAG CTACTGATGCTAGTGACACTAATCAAAGAGGCACGGGAGATTCTTCAAAAATATCATCGAAGGAAATTAGCATTAACAGAGTGGTTGCTGAACCTGGCATTACATCCTTTACTCAAACACCAAATACAGTTTATCCCTGGAAAAATGTCCGGAATGTGGATCTGTTAGCAAGAAAGAATAATGTCCCACTGTCAGAAAGTATCATATACAGAAACTTTGGGGAGCATCTTGACCCTGAAACAGATCCTGCCACAGGAACTTTTCTTTCCACAGAGATCCATCAAATGGACTGTTCTGATGACAAATCAGGCCAAAAAGACTTAGTTGTTGTTCAAGCCAGACTTGAAGGACAATCCCATGGTTTGCATAAAGAAAATGCTACTATGAATTTCGAAAGTGTTATGAACAATATGGTTCCTGCTATATCACAAAATCAAGCATTCGCTTTTGCCTCCAGAGACAAGGATACTTCAGATGTTTTTGAGCCATCTGTTTCAGTTTTAGCAAAATCTCAAGTCCATCTTGACGAGGAGCTGGTTGGGCACAAGAATCTTGTTGATTCAAACAGTCCCACATCATTTCTGAATCAGAAGACCAGCTTCTGTGAAAATAACAGTTCAAGTGCCAAAGGAGTTCAAGATAGTGTAGACGTGAAACTCAGGAAGATGGAGCTTAATAATGAGCTACAAAACATTGTTGAGCTTGTCGGTTGCTATGTCCACCCCATGCCTATTTCTTCACTACTTTtgagcaccaaagggaatgaaatCTACATTTGTGTTTTATGTGGGCTTCTGATGGACAGAGACAGAACCCTGTTCATCTACAAGTTACCTATCAAGGAACCAAGTGTAGGATGCCCTTCTTTTGTTGGGCACACATCCGCAATGTTGCCGATTCTGAAAAATTACTTTGGTAGAGAA GTTGAAGTGGAAGGTTCTGGTTTGCAATTTGCTCCAGATGGAGAGCATCTCGTTTTACTTGACAGCATAAAAACACCTTATTGCAG GGAAGGGAGAATCCAGTGCCAGTGTTCAACATGTACATCAGACTGCTCTGGGGAGAATGCAGTGAAGATTGTGCAAGTAAAATTTGGCTATGTTTCAATTGTTGTAAAATTGAAAACAGTTGAGAGTTTACAGTGTATATTGGTTTGTGAACCTAACCATCTTGTCGCTGTTGGAGAGAGTGGGAGTCTGCATCTGTGGGTCATGAATTCAGCATGGAG TGCACAGATAGAGGAATTCATTTTACCAGCTAATGATTGCACCTCTCCTGGAATAATGGAGTTGAAGAGGATTCCAAAGAGTACTTCTCTAGTTGTGGGTCATCATGGTTTTGGGGAATTTAGTATATG gGATATTTCTAAGCGCGTCTTTCTGTCAAGTTTCTGTGCTCAAAGCACTTCAATTTATCAATTCTTTCCAATCAGTTTATTTAGTTGGAAAAACGAAGACCCTGGTTTCAGCAACTCCAATGTCAAGGAACACGTCGATGGGATTATGGCTGCAACAAAAATGTGGTTTTCAGAGAACAGTGAGAATAGTACTTTTCTTCCATCAGAAGGGGAAGATATTGCTGTCTGGCTTCTTGTCTCAACTATCTCTGACTCTAATGCTCAGCATAACAATATACCAAGTGATTGCCAAAATCATTCAGTAGGATGTTGGAGGCTAGCTCTACTGGTGAAAAATATGGTCATCCTGGGAACTGCATTGGATCTAAG GGCTGCTGCCGTTGGTGCATCAGCTGGTCACGGGATTATTGGCACAAGTGATGGACTTGTGTATATGTGGGAATTATCAACAGGAACCAAACTTGCCATGTTGCATCATTTCAGAG GTGGCAGTGTTTCATGTGTTGCTACTGATGGTTCAACGGGAGGTGCTTTGGCAGTAGCTAGTGGTGATCAGTTGCTGGTTTATCTGCAGATTATGCACACCCAAAAAAGTTCTTGA
- the LOC132177284 gene encoding UDP-arabinopyranose mutase 3, which translates to MAEPSTKIIPLLKDELDIVIPTIRNLDFLEMWRPFFEPYHLIIVQDGDPSKTIKVPEGFDYELYNRNDINRVLGPKASCISFKDSACRCFGFLVSKKKYIFTIDDDCFVAKDPSGKYINALEQHIKNVLTPSTPFFFNTLYDPYREGADFVRGYPFSLRGGAPTAVSHGLWLNIPDYDAPTQLVKPLERNTRYVDAVLTIPKGTLFPMCGMNLAFNRELIGPAMYFGLMGDGQPIGRYDDMWAGWCTKVICDHLGLGVKTGLPYIWHSKASNPFVNLKKEYKGIFWQEELIPFFRSAVLPKECTTVQECYIELSKQVRAKLGQLDPYFNKLADAMLIWIEAWEELNPPADQPIVPAK; encoded by the exons ATGGCAGAGCCTTCGACCAAGATCATACCCCTCTTGAAGGATGAGCTGGACATCGTGATCCCCACGATCCGGAACCTGGATTTCTTGGAGATGTGGAGGCCGTTCTTCGAGCCGTACCACCTGATCATAGTCCAGGACGGTGACCCGTCGAAGACCATCAAGGTCCCAGAGGGGTTCGACTATGAGCTTTACAACCGCAACGACATCAATCGGGTTCTGGGTCCCAAGGCTTCTTGCATTTCCTTCAAGGACTCTGCCTGTCGGTGCTTCGGCTTCCTGGTCTCCAAGAAGAAGTATATTTTCACTATCGACGATGACTGCTTC GTTGCCAAAGACCCATCTGGGAAATATATAAACGCACTTGAGCAGCACATTAAAAATGTCCTAACTCCATCCACtccatttttcttcaacacTCTTTATGATCCATACAGAGAAGGCGCCGACTTCGTCCGTGGATATCCTTTCAGTCTCCGTGGGGGTGCCCCTACCGCTGTTTCTCATGGACTCTGGCTCAACATCCCGGACTACGATGCTCCTACGCAGCTTGTCAAGCCACTGGAGAGAAATACCAG GTATGTCGACGCAGTTTTGACAATACCTAAGGGAACGTTGTTCCCCATGTGTGGTATGAATCTAGCATTCAACCGTGAATTGATTGGACCTGCAATGTACTTTGGGCTCATGGGAGACGGTCAGCCAATTGGCCGATACGATGATATGTGGGCTGGATGGTGCACCAAG GTTATATGTGACCATTTGGGGTTGGGAGTCAAGACTGGTCTGCCCTACATATGGCACAGCAAAGCCAGCAATCCTTTTGTTAACCTGAAAAAGGAGTACAAGGGCATCTTCTGGCAAGAAGAGCTGATCCCATTTTTCCGATCTGCTGTCCTTCCAAAGGAATGCACCACTGTTCAAGAATGCTACATTGAACTCTCCAAGCAGGTCAGGGCTAAGCTTGGCCAGCTCGATCCCTACTTCAACAAGCTAGCCGATGCAATGCTCATTTGGATTGAAGCTTGGGAAGAGCTCAACCCCCCTGCCGACCAACCAATTGTACCTGCAAAGTAG